From a region of the Helianthus annuus cultivar XRQ/B chromosome 5, HanXRQr2.0-SUNRISE, whole genome shotgun sequence genome:
- the LOC110940148 gene encoding uncharacterized protein LOC110940148 isoform X3, translating into MDEGDEASKWFTNYVGKPSRLVCFNEESETRHVDPNYASGFRVMFSDGYPFLVVSQESLDSLNERLQEPIPINWFRPKFIYCLVRDPFVWFKNCRPFFVGALEFISGADIETGIDVAGSRWNFYQEKFGMKSMRDEEFELISALHLQVSIISQALIFVTRSRSWLFVERPGLLLLTAFFIAQLSLKAKIKATFPDAFPDDSTLEALDA; encoded by the exons A TGGATGAGGGAGATGAAGCATCTAAATGGTTCACTAATTATGTTGGCAAGCCAAGTCGGTTAGTGTGTTTTAATGAAG AGTCAGAGACTAGACATGTGGACCCCAATTATGCATCTGGATTCAGAGTTATGTTTTCTGATGGATATCCGTTCCTTGTAGTGTCCCAG GAGTCTCTAGATTCATTGAATGAACGTCTTCAGGAACCTATACCAATAAACTGGTTCAGACCAAA GTTCATATACTGTCTGGTGCGAGATCCTTTTGTTTGGTTTAAAAATTGTAGACCATTCTTTGTCGGAGCTTTAGAATTTATATCCGGTGCCGACATAGAAACCGGCATCGATGTCGCAGGGAGCCGGTGGAATTTTTATCAG GAGAAATTTGGTATGAAATCGATGAGAGACGAAGAATTTGAGCTTATATCAGCTCTTCACCTCCAAGTCAGCATCATTAGTCAGGCACTCATTTTCGTTACAAGATCACGAAGCTGGTTGTTTGTTGAACGCCCCGGTCTTTTACTCCTCACCGCCTTTTTTATAGCTCAGCTG AGTCTAAAAGCAAAGATCAAAGCCACATTTCCTGATGCATTCCCAGACGATTCAACGTTAGAAGCACTCGATGCATGA
- the LOC110940148 gene encoding uncharacterized protein LOC110940148 isoform X2 — protein sequence MDELKVSLCRPSQICEGVSIWEWSISALDEGDEASKWFTNYVGKPSRLVCFNEESETRHVDPNYASGFRVMFSDGYPFLVVSQESLDSLNERLQEPIPINWFRPKFIYCLVRDPFVWFKNCRPFFVGALEFISGADIETGIDVAGSRWNFYQEKFGMKSMRDEEFELISALHLQVSIISQALIFVTRSRSWLFVERPGLLLLTAFFIAQLDKCAVSFLYKYMVLC from the exons ATGGATGAGCTGAAGGTTTCATTGTGTAGACCATCTCAAATATGTGAGGGTGTCTCAATTTGGGAATGGTCAATATCGGCTTTGGATGAGGGAGATGAAGCATCTAAATGGTTCACTAATTATGTTGGCAAGCCAAGTCGGTTAGTGTGTTTTAATGAAG AGTCAGAGACTAGACATGTGGACCCCAATTATGCATCTGGATTCAGAGTTATGTTTTCTGATGGATATCCGTTCCTTGTAGTGTCCCAG GAGTCTCTAGATTCATTGAATGAACGTCTTCAGGAACCTATACCAATAAACTGGTTCAGACCAAA GTTCATATACTGTCTGGTGCGAGATCCTTTTGTTTGGTTTAAAAATTGTAGACCATTCTTTGTCGGAGCTTTAGAATTTATATCCGGTGCCGACATAGAAACCGGCATCGATGTCGCAGGGAGCCGGTGGAATTTTTATCAG GAGAAATTTGGTATGAAATCGATGAGAGACGAAGAATTTGAGCTTATATCAGCTCTTCACCTCCAAGTCAGCATCATTAGTCAGGCACTCATTTTCGTTACAAGATCACGAAGCTGGTTGTTTGTTGAACGCCCCGGTCTTTTACTCCTCACCGCCTTTTTTATAGCTCAGCTG GACAAATGTGCAGTatcttttttatataaatatatggtATTATGTTGA
- the LOC110940148 gene encoding uncharacterized protein LOC110940148 isoform X1, translated as MDELKVSLCRPSQICEGVSIWEWSISALDEGDEASKWFTNYVGKPSRLVCFNEESETRHVDPNYASGFRVMFSDGYPFLVVSQESLDSLNERLQEPIPINWFRPKFIYCLVRDPFVWFKNCRPFFVGALEFISGADIETGIDVAGSRWNFYQEKFGMKSMRDEEFELISALHLQVSIISQALIFVTRSRSWLFVERPGLLLLTAFFIAQLSLKAKIKATFPDAFPDDSTLEALDA; from the exons ATGGATGAGCTGAAGGTTTCATTGTGTAGACCATCTCAAATATGTGAGGGTGTCTCAATTTGGGAATGGTCAATATCGGCTTTGGATGAGGGAGATGAAGCATCTAAATGGTTCACTAATTATGTTGGCAAGCCAAGTCGGTTAGTGTGTTTTAATGAAG AGTCAGAGACTAGACATGTGGACCCCAATTATGCATCTGGATTCAGAGTTATGTTTTCTGATGGATATCCGTTCCTTGTAGTGTCCCAG GAGTCTCTAGATTCATTGAATGAACGTCTTCAGGAACCTATACCAATAAACTGGTTCAGACCAAA GTTCATATACTGTCTGGTGCGAGATCCTTTTGTTTGGTTTAAAAATTGTAGACCATTCTTTGTCGGAGCTTTAGAATTTATATCCGGTGCCGACATAGAAACCGGCATCGATGTCGCAGGGAGCCGGTGGAATTTTTATCAG GAGAAATTTGGTATGAAATCGATGAGAGACGAAGAATTTGAGCTTATATCAGCTCTTCACCTCCAAGTCAGCATCATTAGTCAGGCACTCATTTTCGTTACAAGATCACGAAGCTGGTTGTTTGTTGAACGCCCCGGTCTTTTACTCCTCACCGCCTTTTTTATAGCTCAGCTG AGTCTAAAAGCAAAGATCAAAGCCACATTTCCTGATGCATTCCCAGACGATTCAACGTTAGAAGCACTCGATGCATGA